A region of Allocoleopsis franciscana PCC 7113 DNA encodes the following proteins:
- the thrB gene encoding homoserine kinase, with protein sequence MSLVSSVSVTVPATTSNLGPGFDCIGAALTLYNQFKFTRLDAADAGSGATPRITVTGAEQERVITDENNLVYQSLLHFYQHLSQTPPPVTIEIELGVPLARGLGSSATAIVAGLVAANQLAGEPLNQMEVMQLAIAMEGHPDNAVPAFLGGCCLAVEGKEAMKAWEICDIPWHSNLVPVVAIPDFELSTAQARRVLPSDYSRADAIFNTAHLGLLVRGLETGRGDWLQVALHDRIHQPYRKALIPGYDAVQSAALAAGAYGMVISGAGPTLLAVADAASAPTVATAMTTAWQEEGIAAQVRSLSLDTQGVRIMTNA encoded by the coding sequence ATGTCCCTTGTCTCTTCTGTCTCCGTTACGGTTCCCGCCACTACCTCTAACCTGGGGCCAGGATTTGACTGTATTGGGGCAGCATTGACACTGTATAACCAATTCAAATTTACCCGCCTCGATGCCGCCGATGCAGGGAGTGGTGCAACACCTCGAATTACTGTTACAGGTGCTGAACAAGAGCGAGTGATTACGGATGAGAATAACCTGGTTTACCAATCATTGCTCCATTTTTACCAGCACTTGAGTCAAACCCCCCCACCTGTAACCATCGAAATTGAGCTGGGTGTGCCACTGGCGCGGGGATTGGGAAGTTCAGCCACGGCAATTGTGGCGGGGTTAGTTGCGGCTAACCAACTGGCAGGGGAACCTCTGAATCAGATGGAAGTGATGCAATTAGCGATCGCCATGGAAGGACACCCAGATAATGCCGTCCCTGCGTTTTTGGGAGGATGCTGTCTTGCCGTGGAGGGGAAAGAAGCGATGAAAGCATGGGAGATTTGTGACATTCCCTGGCACTCCAATCTAGTGCCGGTGGTGGCGATTCCCGATTTTGAACTCTCTACGGCACAGGCGCGTCGGGTATTGCCATCTGATTACAGCCGTGCCGATGCGATTTTTAATACCGCCCATCTGGGTTTACTGGTGCGGGGATTGGAGACGGGGCGAGGCGATTGGTTGCAAGTTGCTCTTCACGATCGCATCCATCAACCTTATCGTAAGGCGTTAATTCCCGGCTATGATGCTGTCCAGTCTGCCGCTTTAGCCGCTGGGGCTTATGGCATGGTGATTAGTGGTGCCGGTCCTACCCTTTTGGCTGTTGCTGATGCCGCCTCGGCCCCAACGGTTGCCACCGCCATGACAACGGCTTGGCAGGAAGAGGGAATTGCCGCCCAAGTGCGATCGCTCTCGCTGGACACCCAAGGTGTAAGAATTATGACCAATGCTTAA
- the thrS gene encoding threonine--tRNA ligase, with protein sequence MEQSSMPNIEAPEQPEKIHLPRTSESESLKKIRHTTSHIMAMAVQKLFPKAQVTIGPWIENGFYYDFDIPESFTEQDLKAIKKEMIKIINRKLPVIREEVSREEAQRRIQEINEPYKLEILEGLQEPITIYHLGDQWWDLCAGPHLENTQELHPKAFDLESVAGAYWRGDATKAQLQRIYGTAWETPQQLTEYKRRKEEALKRDHRKLGKELGLFIFSDQVGPGLPLWTPKGTVLRSLLEDFLKQEQLKRGYQQVVTPHIGRVDLFKTSGHWQKYKEDLFPMMGESEDEGFVLKAMNCPFHIQIYKNELRSYRELPMRLAEFGTVYRYEQSGELGGLTRVRGFTQDDSHLFVMPEQLDAEFLSVVDLTLSVFKTLKLSNFRARLSFRDPNSDKYIGSDEAWSKAENAIRRAVETLGMEHFEGIGEAAFYGPKLDFIFRDALDREWQLGTVQVDYNLPERFDLEYVAEDGTRKRPVMIHRAPFGSLERLIGILIEEYAGDFPFWLAPVQVRIVQVSDAFLSYAKDVVSKMRSVGIRAEVDTSGDRLPKQIRNAEKEKIPVMAVVGEKEVESNTLSIRVRGAGGQSKDLGAISVVEVMERMQEAIAAHSNF encoded by the coding sequence ATGGAACAGTCATCCATGCCCAACATAGAAGCTCCAGAGCAGCCTGAAAAAATTCATCTGCCCCGCACCAGCGAATCCGAGTCCTTAAAAAAGATTCGCCACACAACCTCCCATATCATGGCGATGGCGGTGCAGAAGCTCTTTCCCAAGGCACAGGTGACGATCGGGCCTTGGATTGAGAATGGCTTTTATTACGACTTCGATATCCCAGAGTCGTTTACCGAGCAAGACCTGAAGGCGATCAAAAAAGAGATGATCAAAATCATCAATCGTAAGTTGCCGGTGATTCGGGAAGAAGTCAGTCGGGAGGAAGCTCAACGTCGCATTCAGGAAATTAATGAGCCTTACAAACTGGAAATCCTCGAAGGACTCCAAGAACCCATTACGATTTATCACTTAGGTGACCAATGGTGGGATTTATGTGCTGGCCCCCATCTGGAAAATACCCAAGAGTTGCACCCAAAAGCTTTTGACTTAGAAAGTGTGGCAGGTGCTTACTGGCGAGGCGATGCCACCAAAGCCCAGTTGCAGCGAATTTATGGCACTGCTTGGGAAACACCACAGCAATTAACAGAATATAAGCGCCGTAAAGAAGAGGCTCTCAAACGCGATCACCGTAAACTGGGTAAAGAACTGGGACTGTTTATCTTTTCCGATCAAGTGGGGCCGGGATTACCCCTGTGGACGCCCAAAGGGACGGTACTCCGCAGTCTTCTGGAAGACTTTTTGAAGCAAGAACAGCTCAAACGGGGCTATCAGCAAGTCGTAACCCCCCATATCGGCAGAGTTGATCTGTTTAAAACCTCTGGACACTGGCAAAAATACAAAGAAGACTTGTTCCCAATGATGGGAGAGTCGGAAGATGAGGGGTTTGTGCTCAAGGCGATGAATTGTCCCTTCCATATCCAAATTTATAAGAATGAGTTGCGCTCTTACCGAGAGCTGCCAATGCGCCTTGCGGAATTTGGTACGGTTTATCGCTATGAGCAATCGGGGGAACTAGGAGGCTTAACACGGGTACGAGGATTCACTCAGGATGACTCCCATTTGTTTGTCATGCCAGAACAGTTGGATGCGGAATTTTTGAGTGTGGTGGATTTAACCCTGTCCGTATTCAAAACGTTAAAATTGTCCAATTTTAGAGCGCGTTTAAGTTTCCGCGACCCCAATTCTGATAAATATATTGGCTCGGATGAGGCGTGGAGCAAGGCAGAAAATGCCATCCGTCGTGCTGTAGAAACCTTGGGAATGGAGCACTTTGAAGGCATCGGGGAAGCGGCTTTCTATGGGCCAAAACTCGATTTTATCTTCCGGGATGCTCTGGATCGCGAATGGCAACTGGGTACAGTTCAAGTGGATTACAACCTGCCAGAGCGCTTTGATTTAGAGTATGTTGCCGAAGATGGGACTCGCAAACGTCCTGTGATGATTCACCGTGCACCCTTTGGTTCACTGGAACGACTGATTGGGATTTTAATTGAGGAGTATGCCGGTGATTTCCCCTTCTGGTTAGCGCCGGTGCAGGTGCGAATTGTCCAAGTGAGTGATGCCTTTTTATCCTATGCCAAAGACGTGGTGAGCAAGATGCGAAGCGTGGGGATTCGTGCGGAAGTTGATACGAGTGGCGATCGCTTACCCAAACAAATTCGCAATGCAGAGAAGGAAAAAATTCCCGTCATGGCTGTTGTGGGTGAGAAGGAGGTAGAGTCTAATACCCTCAGTATTCGTGTCCGTGGTGCAGGGGGACAATCTAAAGATTTAGGCGCTATCTCTGTTGTCGAGGTGATGGAGAGAATGCAAGAGGCGATTGCGGCGCACAGCAACTTCTAA
- a CDS encoding DUF2973 domain-containing protein: protein MLHLLYLVAFTVIAFLAIGNLLRSLFTVSMDSQRRYSHPGSSSTDWGQSPLMASRSRYKSVPHPELLDETGNPINEPLLVMRSMSVDDARERLDALFNSSPGTPTERQEEG from the coding sequence ATGTTACACCTGCTTTATCTTGTCGCCTTTACAGTCATAGCGTTTTTGGCGATTGGGAATTTACTTCGCAGCCTATTCACTGTAAGTATGGATTCTCAACGCCGTTATTCGCATCCAGGATCGTCATCTACAGATTGGGGTCAATCGCCCCTGATGGCTTCTCGCTCTCGATATAAAAGTGTGCCACACCCGGAACTATTAGATGAAACCGGCAATCCCATCAATGAACCGCTGTTGGTGATGCGTTCCATGTCTGTTGACGACGCCCGTGAACGGTTAGACGCCTTATTTAATTCGTCTCCAGGAACCCCGACGGAGAGACAGGAAGAAGGTTGA
- a CDS encoding cation:proton antiporter, with protein sequence MNIYILDLLVIGLLLLGVTLGSGWISRLPLSYALIYLVVGIFLGPYGVKLIQLRPDAEFLERLTELVVIISVFGCGLKMNRPFKLWAWQTTARLIGFLMPISIFAIAAFCHWLMGFDWGAAVLLGAILAPTDPVLASEVQLANVKDQDELRFGLTSEGGLNDALAFPFVYFGIYWLKDSNWDNWFKQWVAVDLVWAIASGIVMGILVAKAIVWVDKQVQRFREVDNLMEDFVALSTILLTYSLTELVNGYGFLAVFVAGVTVQASYYHNPKKRIAQLEFTERVEKLLEVGTILILGSLLLVAPMIKYAGEALLVAGLLLFVIRPIGVWISMLGSRIPPPTRWLFGWFGIRGVGSLYYLTYAFGKGLEGEIGERLAWITYIIVVISVILHGISATPLINWYERHIKGTSQDVSPDS encoded by the coding sequence GTGAATATTTACATTCTCGATCTGCTTGTAATTGGCTTACTGTTGCTTGGCGTCACTTTAGGTTCTGGTTGGATTTCTCGTTTACCTTTGTCCTACGCTCTCATCTACCTGGTTGTGGGAATTTTCCTCGGCCCCTACGGCGTTAAACTGATTCAATTACGCCCGGATGCTGAATTTTTGGAACGTCTCACAGAGTTAGTGGTAATTATCTCAGTCTTTGGCTGTGGTCTCAAGATGAATCGCCCCTTCAAGCTATGGGCATGGCAGACGACAGCGCGGCTAATTGGCTTTTTGATGCCGATTTCGATTTTCGCCATTGCTGCCTTCTGTCATTGGCTAATGGGTTTCGACTGGGGAGCCGCTGTTTTGCTGGGAGCAATTCTAGCACCCACTGACCCTGTCTTAGCTTCCGAAGTACAGCTTGCCAATGTTAAGGATCAGGATGAATTGCGATTTGGACTGACTTCCGAAGGGGGTTTAAATGATGCGTTGGCGTTCCCCTTTGTCTATTTCGGGATTTATTGGCTCAAAGATAGCAACTGGGACAATTGGTTTAAACAATGGGTAGCGGTGGACTTGGTTTGGGCAATTGCATCGGGTATTGTGATGGGAATTTTAGTTGCCAAAGCAATTGTCTGGGTTGACAAACAAGTCCAACGCTTCCGAGAAGTTGATAATTTGATGGAGGATTTTGTTGCCCTCAGTACGATTTTACTCACTTACTCCTTAACCGAATTAGTCAACGGTTATGGATTTCTTGCCGTTTTTGTAGCCGGAGTAACGGTTCAAGCGAGTTATTACCACAACCCCAAAAAGCGCATTGCTCAATTGGAATTTACGGAGCGAGTTGAAAAGCTACTAGAGGTAGGAACCATTTTGATTTTGGGTTCTCTGCTGCTAGTTGCCCCTATGATTAAGTATGCGGGTGAAGCCCTATTAGTAGCTGGCTTATTGCTATTTGTGATTCGACCTATTGGTGTGTGGATAAGTATGCTAGGCAGTCGCATCCCACCCCCAACCCGTTGGCTATTTGGATGGTTTGGAATTCGTGGCGTAGGTTCTCTGTATTACTTAACCTATGCATTTGGTAAAGGTTTAGAAGGAGAAATTGGAGAACGGCTTGCTTGGATTACTTACATTATTGTCGTCATTTCCGTCATTTTGCATGGGATTAGTGCCACACCTTTGATTAATTGGTACGAACGCCACATTAAGGGCACTAGCCAAGATGTGAGTCCAGACTCCTAA
- a CDS encoding LCP family protein gives MTSQKIDHKNSKVSTAPHARNWFWLGCGFSGVAMLSATVGALLAVSFSLTPLLQKHLTQDEAAIFSKTGSLTRSNLRLPELTRPVNVLVMGMSVLTTDVRNPPTDAQNLSYQAQVNSFDGLSDVMLLVRFDPKTEKMTVLSIPRDTRVEMDGVGVIKINASNINGGPAASAKLVSQLLDGVQIDRYLRVNVEGVEKLVDALGGVMVDVPKDMKYKDDAQHLYINLKKGKQHLNGDQTLQLLRFRQDGLGDIGRIERQHLVMRALMEQALNPVTVTRFPQILSVVQSNLDSNLSVEELLALVGFSVKIDRSNVQMLTVPGEANSLGRNHISYWIPDYSRIQELMSQYFDQS, from the coding sequence GTGACCAGTCAGAAAATTGACCATAAAAACTCTAAAGTGTCAACAGCCCCTCATGCACGAAATTGGTTCTGGCTCGGATGTGGCTTCAGTGGAGTGGCAATGTTGTCAGCGACAGTCGGTGCCCTGTTAGCCGTATCGTTTTCCTTAACACCTTTGCTGCAAAAGCATTTGACTCAAGACGAAGCAGCAATTTTTAGTAAAACTGGCAGCCTAACCCGTAGCAATTTACGATTGCCAGAGTTGACCCGACCCGTCAATGTTTTAGTGATGGGAATGAGCGTTTTGACCACTGACGTTCGCAATCCTCCTACCGATGCCCAAAATCTGAGTTATCAGGCGCAGGTTAACTCTTTCGACGGTTTATCGGATGTAATGCTTTTAGTCCGGTTTGACCCCAAAACTGAAAAAATGACCGTGCTCTCAATTCCTCGCGATACCCGTGTGGAGATGGATGGGGTCGGTGTGATTAAGATTAATGCGTCCAATATTAACGGTGGCCCAGCCGCTAGCGCTAAATTAGTCAGTCAGTTGCTCGATGGGGTGCAAATTGACCGCTATCTGCGCGTGAACGTTGAGGGTGTGGAAAAACTGGTAGATGCTTTAGGGGGCGTTATGGTTGATGTGCCTAAGGACATGAAGTACAAAGATGACGCTCAACACCTGTATATCAACCTGAAGAAAGGAAAACAGCACCTCAATGGAGATCAGACCCTACAATTGCTGCGCTTTCGTCAGGATGGGTTAGGAGATATTGGTCGGATTGAGCGACAGCATCTGGTGATGCGTGCGTTGATGGAACAGGCGCTCAATCCTGTAACGGTGACCCGATTTCCCCAAATCCTCTCGGTGGTTCAATCGAATTTAGACAGCAATTTAAGCGTCGAGGAATTACTGGCGCTGGTGGGTTTTTCCGTCAAAATAGACCGCTCAAACGTACAAATGTTAACGGTACCCGGTGAGGCTAATAGCCTGGGGCGGAACCATATCAGTTATTGGATACCCGATTACAGCCGCATTCAGGAATTGATGTCACAATATTTTGATCAAAGTTAA
- a CDS encoding DUF2605 domain-containing protein codes for MHQSQPSEQELLKSVLQPLLEDFQYWFSRSRSLLETEDLPFLSEEQQSELLARVRTAQQEVSTAQMLFQATDGQVGIETATLVPWHRLVSECWQVGTQWRASRLTSAPTDIADESQP; via the coding sequence ATGCATCAATCTCAACCATCCGAACAGGAATTACTGAAGTCGGTATTGCAACCTCTATTAGAAGATTTCCAGTATTGGTTTTCGCGATCGCGCTCGTTATTAGAAACGGAAGATTTGCCTTTTTTGAGTGAGGAGCAACAATCCGAACTCCTGGCACGAGTCAGAACAGCTCAGCAGGAAGTGAGTACCGCTCAGATGCTGTTTCAAGCCACTGATGGTCAAGTGGGGATTGAAACTGCCACACTGGTACCCTGGCATCGGTTGGTGAGCGAGTGCTGGCAAGTGGGAACGCAGTGGCGTGCTAGCCGCCTCACCTCAGCCCCGACGGATATTGCAGATGAGAGCCAACCTTGA